The Jannaschia sp. M317 genomic interval GGTCCGAAGAGATCACGCCGGGCGGCGACAACGACCGCCAGATGCTGCAACTGGATGCCGCAGGGGCCAACCCACCCGCGCCGGTGGTGCTGGACGCAGGCGGCCTCCTCTATTCGGGCGCGACGATCACGGCCCTGTCGGACGGGAACCTGGCGGTGAGCTGGCGCGCCTACAACCGCAACGGCGGCGTCGAGACCGACCGCGTGCTGGTGCAGGTGCTGGACGCCCAGGGCACGGCCCAGGGACAGCCGCTGGCCTTCGACAACGATCTCTACCGCCAGGACGTGATGCTGACGCCGGAGGGCACGGGCTTTGCCATGATCTGGCACGATCAATCCTATGACGCGGCCACCGATACGAACGGCCCGGTCGTCGTGCGGCGGCAGGGGTTCGACGCCCAGGGGGCCACCGACGGGCCCGCGACCGAGATCACGCGCCTGCCCGCCACGGTGCGGGAGCCCGAGATGGTCGCGCTGTCGGATGGCAACCTGGCGGTCCTGTGGCACGCGGAGGGGCAGGGCAACACAGTCTCGCTGCGGGTCTTCGCCGCGGACGGCACCCCCGCCGGGGCCGAGGTCAGCCTGCCCTTCCCCGAGGGCGGCGCACGGTCCACCGCGGCCGACCTGGTGGCCCTGCCCGGCGGCGGGGTCGCGGTGATCTGGCGGTCTGGCGGTTTCGACACCGGCACGATCCGGGCCCAGGCCTTCGACGCCACCGGCCTTGCCACAACCCCGGCGCAGGTGGTTGCAACCGACAGCCAGACCGTGATCGACGCCATCGCCCTGCCCGGCGGGCGGATCGCGGTGGCCGTGGACGACCGGACCTACGACTTTGTGCAGGGCGGCGGGGGCACCACCTTCAACGTCACCTTGCAGGAACTGGGTGCCGACATGACCCCGCTGGGCGCGCCCGAACGGGTTCTCTCGGGGGTCGATCACCCCTTCGACATCTCGCTGGCCGCCGATGCAAACGGGCGGATCGTGATCTCCTGGGAGGAAGACAACGGCGATCGGGCGGGCACCGCCCGTCTGACCCAGGTCGACGCCAGCGCCTTCACCCGTCTGGGCGACGGGGCCGACAGCGCCACGATGGACGGCACCGAGGCGGGCCTCGGCGCGGGCGGCGGCGACGACACCATCATCGGCTCGGCCCAGGACGACGCGATCCTGGGCGGCGCGGGCAACGACGATATCTCGGGCGAAGCGGGGGCTGACCGGATCGACGGCGAAGGGGGCGACGACATCCTGCGCGGCGGCGAGGGCGATGACCTGCTGCTGGGCAAGGCCGGACAGGACCGCTTGATCGGCGACGCCGGGGCCGACACCCTGGTGGGCGGCGATGGCCGGGACCTGCTCAATGGCGGGGCCGGGGCCGACATGATCTACGGCTGGGACATGGACGGCACCCGCAACGGTGCCTTTTCGGATCTCAGCGACACGATCCTGGGCATGGAGGGGGCCGACACCATCGACGCCGGGGCAGGCAACGACCTGATCTGGGGCGGCACCGAAGACGACTTCATCTTTGCCGGTGCCGGCGCCGACCGCGCCGCGGGCCAGGATGGCAACGACACCATCAATGGCGGCAGCGGCAGCGACCTGCTGTTCGGGGGGGCGGGGAACGATACGCTGGACGGCGGCCAGGGGTTCGACCGGCTCAACGGGGGGGACGGGGCCGATCACTTCGTCCATGTCTCTCGGTTCCCCGGCGGCAGCGACTGGGTCCAGGATTACGACGCGGCCCAGGGCGACCGGTTGGTCACCACGCGCGACGGGGTGATGGCGGACTGGTACCAGGTCAACATCGCCAGCACCGCGAACGCGGGCGCAGACGACGTGGACGAGGCCTTCGTCATCTTCCGCCCGACGGGTCAGATCGTCTGGGCCCTGGTCGATGGCGCGGGCCTGACCGAGATCAACCTGCAGATCGGCGACCAGGTCTTTGACCTCCTGGCGTGACCGGCGGCGCGGGGCGGCGGCGTCTTGCGCATTGATCTCGAATTGACGGCACTCTCTTGATCAGGGTGCCGTCGGTTTCTGTTAAGGGCGGCCTGATCGCCTAGAAACAGGATATTCGATGATTGACATCCGACAGCCCCATGCCAGCGATGCCCTGTCGGGCGAGGAACTGGCGCTTTATGACCTGATCATGGACTATCGCCAGGCGGAGGGCCTGTCGCGCATCCCCCTGTCGGCCGGGTTGACCACGACGGCGGGGCGTCACGCGCTCGACACCACCGAGAACTTCTGGGCCGAAGGGCGCGACTTCGAGCCGGGGGCCAATCTGCACAGCTGGTCGGATGCGCCCTATTTCGCCGACCACAGCCAACCGCAGAACATGTGGGACGCGCCGCAGCGCATCGGCACCACCTATCCCGGCAACGGCTTCGAGATCTCGGCCGCCGGTCAAAGCACCATCGAAGAGGCGCTGCGTGGCTGGCAGGCCTCACCGGGGCATGACCCGGTGATCGTCAATTCCGGCATCTGGGAACGGGCCACCTGGCAGTCCATCGGCATCGGCATCGCCGACAATGATCAGGGCCCCTATGGCGGCGTGGTCTATCACGTCTGGTTCGGCCGCGAGGTGGACCCCGAGGGTGGGCCCGACTTTACCGGGGGCGCGGACAACGATCGCTTCACCGGCAGCGCCGGGGACGAGGTCATCTCGGGTGGCCTGGGGTCCGACACGCTTTTGGGCGGCGCAGGCGACGACGAAATCACCGGCGGCACCTCCATGGCCGACCTGCGCGACGTGATCTACGGCGGGGACGGGAACGACACCATCGACGGTGGCTACGGCAATGACGAGCTGCGCGGCGATGCCGGTGATGACAGCATCGCGGGCGGGTTCGGCGCCGATACGGTGATTGGTGGGGTTGGCAACGATACGCTGACCGGGTCCGCCTTTGGCGACGTGATCTTTGGCGGCGACGGGATGGATTTCATCAACGGCGGGTTCGGGTCCGACCGGGTGAACGGCGGCGCGGATGCCGACGCGTTCTTCCATCTGGGCATCGCGGACCACGGCAGCGACTGGATCCAGGACTACAACGGGGCCGAGGGCGACGTCCTTGTCTATGGCCAGGCCGGGGCCACCCGCGACCAGTTCCAGATCAACACAACGACCACGCCGACCGCAGGCGCGGATAATGTGCAGGAGGCTTTCGTCATCTATCGCCCCACAGGTCAGATCCTCTGGGCGCTGGTCGATGGAGATGGGCAAACGTCGATCACCGTCCGCGCGGGCGGGGCGGAGTTTGACTTGCTGGCATGAAGCGACGACAGTCAGGATGAATATTGAAGTAAATTCAAATTTTTATCCTGACTGATTGGGGCCCTCGCAATGGCACATGTCTTCGACTATTCGGCCAGCCCGCACAACGTGGAGGCACCCTTCGGCCTGTACCTGAGACTGGACGACTTCGCTCTGTTCTCGGGCGGCGTTCTGGTGTCGCAGGCCTTTGGCGCGCGCGGATACG includes:
- a CDS encoding calcium-binding protein, whose protein sequence is MSIFFDSIAPDLTTPGHKTATILPDGRVALLWSEEITPGGDNDRQMLQLDAAGANPPAPVVLDAGGLLYSGATITALSDGNLAVSWRAYNRNGGVETDRVLVQVLDAQGTAQGQPLAFDNDLYRQDVMLTPEGTGFAMIWHDQSYDAATDTNGPVVVRRQGFDAQGATDGPATEITRLPATVREPEMVALSDGNLAVLWHAEGQGNTVSLRVFAADGTPAGAEVSLPFPEGGARSTAADLVALPGGGVAVIWRSGGFDTGTIRAQAFDATGLATTPAQVVATDSQTVIDAIALPGGRIAVAVDDRTYDFVQGGGGTTFNVTLQELGADMTPLGAPERVLSGVDHPFDISLAADANGRIVISWEEDNGDRAGTARLTQVDASAFTRLGDGADSATMDGTEAGLGAGGGDDTIIGSAQDDAILGGAGNDDISGEAGADRIDGEGGDDILRGGEGDDLLLGKAGQDRLIGDAGADTLVGGDGRDLLNGGAGADMIYGWDMDGTRNGAFSDLSDTILGMEGADTIDAGAGNDLIWGGTEDDFIFAGAGADRAAGQDGNDTINGGSGSDLLFGGAGNDTLDGGQGFDRLNGGDGADHFVHVSRFPGGSDWVQDYDAAQGDRLVTTRDGVMADWYQVNIASTANAGADDVDEAFVIFRPTGQIVWALVDGAGLTEINLQIGDQVFDLLA
- a CDS encoding CAP domain-containing protein yields the protein MIDIRQPHASDALSGEELALYDLIMDYRQAEGLSRIPLSAGLTTTAGRHALDTTENFWAEGRDFEPGANLHSWSDAPYFADHSQPQNMWDAPQRIGTTYPGNGFEISAAGQSTIEEALRGWQASPGHDPVIVNSGIWERATWQSIGIGIADNDQGPYGGVVYHVWFGREVDPEGGPDFTGGADNDRFTGSAGDEVISGGLGSDTLLGGAGDDEITGGTSMADLRDVIYGGDGNDTIDGGYGNDELRGDAGDDSIAGGFGADTVIGGVGNDTLTGSAFGDVIFGGDGMDFINGGFGSDRVNGGADADAFFHLGIADHGSDWIQDYNGAEGDVLVYGQAGATRDQFQINTTTTPTAGADNVQEAFVIYRPTGQILWALVDGDGQTSITVRAGGAEFDLLA